A region of Pseudomonas sp. Marseille-Q3773 DNA encodes the following proteins:
- the lhgO gene encoding L-2-hydroxyglutarate oxidase yields the protein MYDFIIIGGGIVGMSTAMHLVKVYPDAKILLLEKESGPARHQTGHNSGVIHAGVYYTPGSLKARFCLEGNKATKAFCTQHDIRFDECGKLLVATNELEMQRMKALWERTAANGLERYWLSAAELREREPNIVGLGGIFVPSSGIVNYAQVTAAMGVEFQRAGGEIRYGAEVVGLQELASEVIVRTPDDELRSRFLVTCSGLMADRVVSMLGLRTEFVICPFRGEYYLLPKQHNQIVNHLIYPIPDPSMPFLGVHLTRMIDGTVTVGPNAVLAMKREGYRKSDISPGDLFQTLTTPGILKVLAKNFRPGLIEMKNSLFKGGYLKQVQKYCPSITKADLEPYPAGVRAQAVSRDGKLIDDFLFVNTARSVNVCNAPSPAATSAIPIGAYIVEKVCEQVSRQGSNAPKADLVPRQRAAS from the coding sequence GTGTACGATTTCATCATCATCGGCGGTGGCATTGTGGGTATGTCCACGGCCATGCACCTGGTCAAGGTCTACCCGGATGCGAAGATTCTCCTGCTGGAGAAAGAGTCCGGCCCGGCCCGCCACCAGACCGGCCACAACAGCGGCGTGATCCACGCCGGCGTGTATTACACCCCGGGCAGCCTCAAGGCGCGCTTCTGCCTGGAAGGCAACAAGGCCACCAAGGCCTTCTGCACCCAGCATGACATCCGCTTCGACGAGTGCGGCAAGTTGCTGGTGGCCACCAACGAACTGGAAATGCAGCGCATGAAGGCGCTGTGGGAGCGCACCGCGGCCAATGGCCTGGAGCGCTATTGGCTGTCGGCGGCCGAGCTGCGCGAGCGCGAGCCGAACATCGTGGGCCTGGGCGGCATATTCGTGCCCTCCAGCGGCATCGTCAATTACGCCCAGGTGACGGCGGCGATGGGCGTGGAATTCCAGCGTGCCGGCGGTGAAATCCGTTATGGCGCCGAGGTGGTCGGCTTGCAGGAGCTGGCCAGCGAAGTGATCGTGCGCACGCCGGACGACGAGCTGCGCAGCCGGTTCCTGGTGACCTGCTCGGGGCTGATGGCCGACCGCGTGGTGAGCATGCTGGGCCTGCGTACCGAGTTCGTCATCTGTCCGTTCCGCGGGGAGTACTACCTGCTGCCCAAGCAGCACAACCAGATCGTCAACCATCTGATCTACCCGATTCCCGACCCGTCCATGCCATTCCTCGGGGTGCACCTGACGCGCATGATCGATGGCACCGTCACCGTCGGCCCCAACGCCGTGCTGGCGATGAAGCGCGAGGGCTACCGCAAGAGCGACATCAGCCCCGGCGACCTGTTCCAGACCCTGACCACCCCCGGCATTCTCAAGGTTCTGGCGAAGAACTTCCGCCCGGGCCTGATCGAGATGAAGAACTCGCTGTTCAAGGGGGGCTACCTCAAGCAGGTACAAAAGTACTGCCCGAGCATCACCAAGGCCGACCTTGAGCCTTACCCGGCCGGTGTGCGTGCCCAGGCCGTGTCGCGAGACGGCAAGCTGATCGACGACTTCCTGTTCGTCAACACCGCGCGCAGCGTCAACGTCTGCAATGCGCCGTCGCCGGCCGCCACGTCTGCCATCCCGATCGGTGCCTATATTGTCGAGAAGGTCTGTGAACAAGTCAGCCGCCAGGGCAGCAATGCGCCCAAGGCTGACCTGGTGCCGCGCCAGCGGGCAGCCAGCTGA
- the glaH gene encoding glutarate dioxygenase GlaH, giving the protein MNAFKQIDELVMPLPLEPHGFTIAPSPQSPRLLEITFARETVEAFVQAVAQWPVQALEYKSFLRFRVGEILDELCQGTLRPVLLNTILDRASGGMLITPVGLDDVSQAEDMVKFTTACAHLIGRSNYDAMSGQFYARFVVVNTDNSDSYLRQPHRVMELHNDGTFVNQITDYVLMLKIDEKNMEGGNSLLLHLDDWEQCDEFFRHPLARREMRWTAPPSKKVAEDVFHPVFDTDAEGRPTMRYIDQFVQPANYEEGIWLNALSESLEGSSKKLSVPVCVGSFLLINNLFWLHGRDRFTPHEGLRRELMRQRGYLAFPKPLYQRGQ; this is encoded by the coding sequence ATGAACGCCTTTAAGCAGATCGACGAACTTGTGATGCCACTGCCGCTCGAACCGCATGGTTTCACCATCGCCCCTTCACCACAGTCGCCGCGCTTGCTGGAGATCACCTTTGCCCGCGAAACGGTCGAAGCGTTCGTCCAGGCCGTTGCCCAGTGGCCGGTACAGGCGCTGGAATACAAGTCGTTCCTGCGTTTCCGCGTCGGCGAGATCCTCGATGAGCTGTGCCAGGGCACCCTGCGTCCGGTACTGCTCAACACCATCCTCGACCGCGCCAGCGGCGGCATGCTGATCACCCCGGTCGGCCTGGATGACGTGAGCCAGGCCGAAGACATGGTCAAGTTCACCACCGCTTGCGCGCACCTGATCGGGCGCAGCAACTACGACGCCATGAGTGGCCAGTTCTATGCCCGCTTCGTGGTGGTCAACACCGACAATTCCGACAGCTACCTGCGCCAGCCGCACCGGGTCATGGAGCTGCACAACGACGGCACTTTCGTCAACCAGATCACCGACTACGTGCTGATGCTGAAAATCGACGAGAAGAACATGGAGGGCGGCAACTCGCTGTTGCTGCACCTGGATGACTGGGAGCAGTGCGACGAGTTCTTCCGCCACCCGTTGGCACGCCGCGAAATGCGCTGGACCGCGCCGCCGAGCAAGAAGGTCGCCGAAGATGTGTTCCACCCGGTGTTCGACACCGATGCTGAAGGCCGCCCGACCATGCGCTACATTGACCAGTTCGTGCAGCCGGCAAACTATGAAGAAGGTATCTGGCTGAACGCCTTGTCCGAATCGCTGGAAGGCAGTTCGAAGAAGCTTTCGGTACCGGTCTGCGTGGGCAGCTTCCTGCTCATCAACAACCTGTTCTGGCTGCATGGCCGCGACCGTTTCACCCCACATGAAGGCCTGCGCCGCGAGCTGATGCGCCAGCGCGGTTACCTCGCCTTCCCCAAACCGCTGTACCAGCGCGGGCAATAA
- the csiR gene encoding DNA-binding transcriptional regulator CsiR, with product MEALAPRQNSAFSGYERLKKDIIRGVFKPGEKLLMSTLKERYDLGVGPLREALSQLVAEHLVNAISQKGYRVAPMSLEEMNDIYDARANLEAMIITLAIERGDDAWEASVLAHSHTLAKVVEVKTREQRLDVWDERHKAFHTAIASGCGSRHLLQARTYLFDQAERYRHLWLAQTVFSEQALELKRQEHAALVEAILARDARRASAMMRSHLMTPVPIIAQIMHAEGIGARL from the coding sequence TTGGAAGCGCTCGCCCCCCGACAAAACTCAGCATTCAGCGGGTATGAGAGGCTCAAGAAGGACATCATCCGCGGCGTGTTCAAGCCCGGGGAAAAGCTGTTGATGAGCACGCTGAAGGAACGTTACGACCTGGGCGTCGGCCCTTTGCGTGAGGCGCTGTCGCAGCTGGTAGCCGAGCATCTGGTCAACGCGATCAGCCAGAAGGGCTACCGCGTGGCACCCATGTCGCTGGAGGAAATGAACGACATCTACGATGCCCGCGCCAACCTGGAGGCGATGATCATCACCCTGGCCATCGAGCGCGGGGATGATGCCTGGGAAGCGTCGGTACTGGCCCACTCGCATACTCTGGCAAAGGTGGTGGAGGTGAAAACCCGCGAGCAGCGCCTGGATGTCTGGGATGAACGGCACAAGGCGTTCCACACCGCGATCGCGTCGGGTTGCGGCTCCCGGCATCTGCTGCAGGCGCGCACCTACCTGTTCGACCAGGCCGAACGCTACCGCCACCTGTGGCTGGCGCAGACGGTGTTTTCCGAGCAGGCCCTGGAACTCAAGCGCCAGGAACATGCGGCACTGGTCGAAGCGATTCTCGCCCGGGATGCCAGGCGCGCCAGTGCCATGATGCGCTCACACCTGATGACCCCGGTGCCGATCATTGCCCAGATCATGCATGCCGAGGGCATCGGCGCGCGCTTGTAG
- a CDS encoding response regulator transcription factor — MPRVLTIEDDAVTGQEIVAELTSHGLEVDWADNGREGLAKAIAGGYDLITLDRMLPEVDGLTIVTTLRNLKIATPILMISALSDVDERVRGLRAGGDDYLTKPFASDEMAARVEVLLRRNSVPVTQTRLQVADLQLDLISHEARRGDQTLNLLPTEYKLLEYLMRHSGQVITRMMIFEEVWGYHFDPGTNLIDVHIGRLRKKIDSPGQSPLIRTVRGSGYAIAEPV; from the coding sequence ATGCCTCGCGTACTGACCATCGAAGACGACGCCGTCACCGGCCAGGAAATCGTCGCCGAACTTACCAGCCACGGCCTGGAAGTGGATTGGGCCGACAACGGCCGTGAAGGCCTGGCCAAGGCCATTGCCGGCGGCTACGACCTGATCACCCTGGACCGCATGCTGCCCGAGGTCGACGGCCTGACCATCGTCACCACCCTGCGCAACCTCAAGATCGCCACGCCAATCCTGATGATCAGCGCCCTCTCGGATGTCGACGAACGCGTGCGCGGCCTGCGTGCCGGCGGTGACGACTACCTGACCAAACCGTTCGCCTCCGACGAGATGGCCGCACGGGTCGAGGTCCTGCTGCGCCGCAACAGCGTGCCCGTCACCCAGACCCGCCTGCAGGTTGCCGACCTGCAACTGGACCTGATCAGCCACGAGGCCCGACGCGGCGACCAGACGCTCAACCTGCTGCCCACCGAATACAAGCTGCTGGAATACCTGATGCGCCACAGCGGCCAGGTGATCACCCGCATGATGATCTTCGAAGAAGTCTGGGGCTACCACTTCGACCCGGGTACCAACCTGATCGACGTGCACATTGGTCGCCTGCGCAAGAAAATCGACTCTCCCGGCCAGTCGCCGCTGATCCGTACGGTGCGGGGCTCCGGCTATGCCATTGCTGAACCCGTCTAA
- a CDS encoding HAMP domain-containing sensor histidine kinase, whose product MPLLNPSKGWSSSTSRLLALYSFLFVAWSSILMGVLYFEVSSYLNKLTRHSMLQRQHLFAHMSGKQLDDALVASQALEERSFDAYGLFDGQLKPLGGRIRAVPAELKFDGKVHELKRCLDADDPHMPRDSCDAVAIKVQDGRWLVLVRDNGSLFVVTRIILHALLWGISLTLIPGFAGWYLLRRRPLKRIRAIQAQAELIVAGDLTHRLPLSARRDELDMLAAIVNAMLDRIERLMHEVKGVCDNIAHDLRTPLTRLRAQLYRIRQQSDSDSTQAEALDQAIGETDTLMARFRGLLRISELEDRQRRAGFVQLDPHALLVELHDFYLPLAEDGGIRLELQQPTETPALHGDRELLFEALANLVGNAIKFTPEGGQVRISATQDDNGLQLAIEDSGPGIPEEERAAVLKRFYRSEEGHRHAGFGLGLSIVAAIVDLHGFGLEVGASELGGARLVLHCPLAASGK is encoded by the coding sequence ATGCCATTGCTGAACCCGTCTAAAGGCTGGAGCTCCTCGACCAGCCGCCTGCTGGCGCTGTACAGCTTTCTGTTCGTGGCCTGGAGCAGCATCCTCATGGGGGTGCTGTACTTCGAAGTGTCCAGCTACCTGAACAAACTCACCCGCCATTCCATGCTGCAGCGCCAACACCTGTTCGCCCACATGAGCGGCAAGCAGCTCGATGACGCCCTGGTCGCCAGCCAGGCCCTGGAAGAGCGCAGCTTCGATGCCTACGGTCTGTTCGACGGCCAGCTCAAGCCGCTTGGCGGGCGCATTCGCGCCGTCCCGGCAGAACTGAAGTTCGATGGCAAGGTTCACGAACTCAAGCGCTGCCTGGACGCCGACGACCCACACATGCCGCGCGACAGCTGCGATGCCGTGGCGATCAAGGTGCAGGATGGCCGCTGGCTGGTGCTGGTGCGTGACAACGGCTCGCTGTTCGTGGTCACCCGGATCATCCTGCATGCACTGCTGTGGGGCATCTCGTTGACCCTGATCCCGGGCTTTGCCGGCTGGTACCTGCTGCGTCGCAGGCCGCTCAAACGCATCCGTGCGATCCAGGCCCAGGCCGAGCTGATCGTCGCCGGCGACCTCACCCACCGTCTGCCGTTGTCGGCCCGGCGTGACGAACTGGACATGCTGGCAGCCATCGTCAATGCCATGCTCGACCGCATCGAGCGATTGATGCACGAGGTCAAGGGTGTGTGCGACAACATCGCCCACGACCTGCGCACCCCACTCACGCGCCTGCGCGCCCAGCTGTACCGCATTCGCCAGCAGAGCGACAGCGACTCCACCCAGGCCGAGGCGCTGGACCAGGCGATCGGCGAGACCGACACCTTGATGGCGCGTTTCCGCGGGCTGCTACGTATCAGCGAACTGGAAGACCGGCAACGCCGCGCCGGCTTCGTACAGCTGGACCCACACGCCTTGCTGGTGGAGCTGCATGACTTCTACCTGCCGCTGGCCGAGGATGGCGGCATTCGCCTGGAACTGCAGCAGCCCACGGAAACGCCGGCATTGCATGGTGACCGCGAGCTGTTGTTCGAAGCCTTGGCCAACCTGGTGGGCAACGCTATCAAGTTCACCCCGGAGGGTGGCCAGGTGCGGATCAGCGCCACGCAGGACGACAACGGCCTACAGCTGGCCATCGAGGACAGCGGGCCGGGTATTCCCGAAGAAGAACGGGCTGCAGTACTGAAGCGCTTCTATCGCAGCGAAGAAGGCCATCGCCATGCGGGGTTCGGGCTGGGGCTGTCGATCGTTGCGGCGATCGTCGACCTGCACGGGTTCGGGCTGGAGGTAGGAGCAAGCGAGTTGGGTGGGGCCAGGCTGGTTCTGCATTGCCCGTTGGCCGCGTCAGGCAAGTAG
- the cysS gene encoding cysteine--tRNA ligase, which translates to MLTIYNTLSKAKEVFTPLDGNKVRMYVCGMTVYDYCHLGHGRSMVAFDLVTRWLRKSGYELTYVRNITDIDDKIINRANENGETFDALTARMIDAMHEDERRLNILPPDQEPRATDHIAGMHAMIQTLIDKGYAYAPGNGDVYYRVGKFVGYGKLSRKKIEDLRIGARIEVDEAKQDPLDFVLWKGAKPGEPSWESPWGPGRPGWHIECSVMSTCCLGESFDIHGGGSDLEFPHHENEIAQSEAATGKPYANAWMHCGMIRINGEKMSKSLNNFFTIRDVLEKYHPEVVRYLLVASHYRSAINYSEDSLRDAKGALERFYHALRGLPRVPAKGGEAFVERFSVAMNDDFGTPEACAVLFDLVREINRLRDSDPDAAAGLAGRLRELGDVLGVLQLDADDFLRAGAEGKVDAAAVEGLIQARLQARADKNWAESDRIRDQLTAMGVVLEDSKGSTTWRLAD; encoded by the coding sequence GTGCTTACCATCTACAACACCCTGAGCAAAGCCAAGGAAGTCTTCACGCCGCTGGATGGCAACAAGGTGCGCATGTACGTGTGCGGCATGACCGTATATGACTACTGCCACCTCGGCCATGGCCGCAGCATGGTCGCCTTCGACCTGGTTACCCGCTGGCTGCGCAAAAGCGGCTACGAGCTGACCTATGTACGCAACATCACCGACATCGATGACAAGATCATCAACCGGGCCAACGAGAACGGCGAAACCTTCGACGCCCTGACTGCGCGCATGATCGACGCCATGCACGAAGACGAGCGGCGCCTGAACATTCTGCCGCCGGACCAGGAACCGCGTGCCACCGACCATATCGCCGGCATGCACGCGATGATCCAGACCCTGATCGACAAGGGCTACGCCTACGCCCCAGGTAACGGCGACGTGTACTACCGGGTCGGCAAGTTCGTCGGCTACGGCAAACTGTCGCGCAAGAAGATCGAAGACCTGCGTATCGGTGCGCGCATCGAGGTTGATGAAGCCAAGCAGGACCCGCTGGATTTCGTCCTGTGGAAAGGCGCCAAGCCGGGCGAGCCGAGTTGGGAATCGCCATGGGGCCCTGGGCGTCCGGGCTGGCATATCGAGTGCTCGGTGATGTCCACCTGCTGCCTGGGCGAAAGCTTCGACATCCACGGCGGTGGCAGCGATCTGGAGTTCCCGCACCACGAGAACGAGATTGCCCAGAGCGAGGCGGCCACTGGCAAACCGTACGCCAACGCCTGGATGCACTGCGGCATGATCCGCATCAACGGCGAGAAAATGTCCAAGTCGTTGAACAACTTCTTCACCATCCGTGACGTGCTCGAGAAGTATCACCCGGAAGTGGTGCGTTACCTGCTGGTAGCCAGTCACTACCGCAGTGCGATCAACTACTCGGAAGACAGCCTGCGCGATGCCAAGGGTGCTCTGGAGCGCTTCTATCATGCCTTGCGCGGCCTGCCGCGCGTGCCGGCCAAGGGTGGTGAGGCGTTTGTCGAGCGCTTCAGCGTGGCGATGAACGACGACTTCGGCACGCCTGAAGCCTGCGCCGTATTGTTTGACCTGGTGCGCGAGATCAACCGCCTGCGCGACAGCGACCCGGATGCGGCTGCCGGCCTGGCGGGTCGCCTGCGCGAGCTGGGTGATGTGCTGGGGGTGCTGCAGCTGGACGCCGATGACTTCCTGCGTGCCGGTGCCGAAGGCAAGGTCGATGCTGCTGCGGTCGAGGGTCTGATCCAGGCACGCCTGCAGGCGCGTGCGGACAAGAACTGGGCCGAATCCGATCGTATTCGCGACCAGCTGACCGCCATGGGGGTCGTGCTGGAGGACAGCAAAGGTAGTACCACCTGGCGTCTGGCTGACTGA
- a CDS encoding glutamine--tRNA ligase/YqeY domain fusion protein, producing the protein MSKPTADNAPNAAAKGAPAVPANFLRPIIQADLDSGKHSRIVTRFPPEPNGYLHIGHAKSICVNFGLAKEFGGVCHLRFDDTNPAKEDQEYIDAIQSDVKWLGFDWAGDVRYASDYFDQLHDWAVELIKRGKAYVCDLTPEQAKEYRGSLKEPGKNSPFRERSVEENLDLFARMKAGEFKDGERVLRAKIDMASPNMNLRDPILYRIRHAHHHQTGDKWCIYPNYDFTHGQSDAIEGITHSICTLEFEGHRPLYDWFLDNLPVPAHPRQYEFSRLNLNYTITSKRKLKQLVDEKHVEAWDDPRMSTLSGFRRRGYTPASIRNFCEMIGTNRSDGVVDMSMLEFSIRDDLDRTAPRAMCVLRPLKVVVTNYPEGQVEQLELPRHPKEDMGVRVLPFSRELYIDRDDFMEAPPKGYKRLEPAGEVRLRGSYVIRADEAIKDADGNIVELRCSYDPDTLGKNPEGRKVKGVIHWVPVEGSVECEVRLYDRLFRSPNPEKTEEGGSFLDNINPDSLQVLRGCRAEPSLAQAQPEDRFQFEREGYFCADLKDSQPGRPVFNRTVTLRDSWGS; encoded by the coding sequence ATGAGCAAGCCCACTGCCGACAACGCGCCCAACGCCGCTGCCAAAGGCGCCCCCGCTGTCCCTGCGAACTTCCTGCGGCCGATCATCCAGGCCGACCTGGACTCGGGCAAGCACAGCCGCATCGTCACCCGTTTCCCGCCGGAGCCCAACGGTTACCTGCACATCGGCCACGCCAAGTCGATCTGCGTGAACTTCGGCCTGGCCAAGGAATTCGGTGGCGTCTGCCACCTGCGTTTCGACGATACCAACCCGGCCAAGGAAGACCAGGAATACATCGACGCCATCCAGAGCGATGTCAAGTGGCTGGGCTTCGACTGGGCCGGTGATGTGCGCTACGCCTCCGATTACTTCGACCAGCTGCACGACTGGGCGGTCGAGCTGATCAAGCGCGGCAAGGCCTACGTTTGCGACCTTACCCCCGAGCAGGCCAAGGAGTACCGTGGCAGCCTCAAGGAGCCGGGCAAGAACAGCCCGTTCCGCGAGCGCAGCGTGGAAGAGAACCTGGACCTGTTCGCCCGCATGAAGGCCGGTGAGTTCAAGGACGGCGAGCGCGTGCTGCGGGCCAAGATCGACATGGCGTCGCCGAACATGAACCTGCGCGACCCGATCCTGTACCGCATCCGCCATGCCCACCATCACCAGACCGGTGACAAGTGGTGCATTTACCCCAACTACGACTTTACCCACGGCCAGTCGGACGCCATCGAGGGCATCACCCACTCGATCTGCACCTTGGAATTCGAAGGGCATCGTCCGCTGTACGACTGGTTCCTCGACAACCTGCCGGTGCCGGCACACCCACGCCAGTATGAGTTCAGCCGCCTGAACCTGAACTACACCATCACTTCCAAGCGCAAGCTCAAGCAGCTGGTCGACGAAAAGCACGTCGAAGCCTGGGACGACCCACGCATGTCGACCCTGTCGGGCTTCCGTCGCCGTGGCTACACCCCGGCCTCGATCCGCAACTTCTGCGAAATGATCGGCACCAACCGTTCCGACGGCGTGGTCGACATGTCGATGCTGGAGTTCAGCATCCGTGACGACCTGGACCGTACCGCACCACGCGCGATGTGCGTGCTGCGCCCGCTTAAGGTGGTCGTCACCAACTACCCGGAAGGCCAGGTCGAGCAGCTCGAGCTGCCGCGCCACCCGAAGGAAGACATGGGCGTACGCGTGCTGCCGTTCTCCCGTGAGCTGTATATCGACCGCGACGACTTCATGGAAGCGCCGCCGAAGGGCTACAAGCGCCTGGAGCCGGCCGGTGAGGTGCGCCTGCGCGGCAGCTACGTGATCCGCGCCGACGAAGCGATCAAGGATGCCGACGGCAACATCGTCGAGCTGCGCTGCTCGTACGACCCGGACACCTTGGGCAAGAACCCTGAAGGGCGCAAGGTCAAGGGGGTTATCCACTGGGTGCCGGTCGAGGGCAGCGTCGAGTGCGAAGTGCGCCTGTACGACCGCCTGTTCCGCTCGCCGAACCCGGAAAAGACCGAGGAGGGCGGCAGCTTCCTGGACAACATCAACCCGGATTCGCTGCAGGTGCTGCGCGGCTGCCGTGCCGAGCCGTCGCTGGCCCAGGCCCAGCCCGAGGACCGCTTCCAGTTCGAGCGCGAAGGCTACTTCTGCGCCGACCTGAAAGACAGCCAGCCGGGCCGCCCGGTGTTCAACCGCACTGTCACCCTGCGTGACTCCTGGGGCAGCTGA
- a CDS encoding peptidylprolyl isomerase has translation MSKVKLSTNHGDIVLQLDAEKAPLTTENFVQYVKDGHYNGTVFHRVIKGFMIQGGGFEPGMSQKKTRASIQNEADNGLKNKKYSIAMARTMEPHSASAQFFINASDNDFLNHSGKNVQGWGYAVFGEVIEGREIVDAIEKVATGSKAGHQDVPKDDVIIEKAEIIE, from the coding sequence ATGTCCAAAGTCAAACTGAGCACCAACCACGGCGACATCGTCCTGCAACTGGACGCCGAAAAAGCGCCGCTGACTACCGAAAACTTCGTTCAGTACGTCAAGGATGGCCACTACAACGGCACCGTGTTCCACCGCGTGATCAAGGGCTTCATGATCCAGGGCGGCGGCTTCGAGCCTGGCATGAGCCAGAAGAAAACCCGCGCCAGCATCCAGAACGAAGCCGACAACGGCCTGAAGAACAAGAAGTACAGCATCGCCATGGCCCGTACCATGGAGCCGCACTCCGCCTCGGCGCAGTTCTTCATCAACGCCTCTGACAACGACTTCCTCAACCACAGCGGCAAGAACGTGCAGGGCTGGGGCTACGCGGTGTTCGGCGAAGTGATCGAAGGCCGTGAAATCGTCGATGCCATCGAAAAGGTCGCGACCGGCTCCAAGGCTGGCCACCAGGACGTGCCGAAAGACGACGTGATCATCGAGAAAGCCGAGATCATTGAGTGA
- the lpxH gene encoding UDP-2,3-diacylglucosamine diphosphatase: MILLISDLHLQEERPDITRAFLDLLDGRARHAKALYILGDFFEAWIGDDAMTPFQQSICQAMRRLSDSGTAIYLMHGNRDFLIGQAFCDAAGCTLLADPSVIELAGEPVLLMHGDTLCTRDLGYMKMRRLLRNPLSLWILRHLPLAARYQLAHKLRSESRTQVRMKATEIVDVTPEEVPKVMAVHGVRTLVHGHTHRPAIHKLVVDGQPARRIVLGDWDRRGWVLQVDEQGFQLAPFEFS, encoded by the coding sequence GTGATCCTGCTGATCTCCGATCTGCACCTGCAAGAAGAACGCCCGGATATTACCCGGGCGTTTCTTGATCTGCTCGATGGTCGTGCCCGCCACGCCAAGGCCTTGTACATCCTCGGCGACTTCTTCGAAGCGTGGATCGGCGACGACGCCATGACACCCTTCCAGCAGTCGATCTGCCAGGCCATGCGACGGCTGAGCGACAGCGGCACGGCCATCTACCTGATGCATGGCAACCGCGACTTCCTGATTGGCCAGGCCTTCTGTGACGCCGCAGGCTGCACCTTGCTGGCCGACCCCAGCGTGATCGAACTTGCTGGCGAACCGGTGTTGCTGATGCATGGCGACACCTTGTGCACGCGTGACCTGGGCTACATGAAGATGCGCCGCTTGCTGCGCAACCCGCTGAGCCTGTGGATCTTGCGCCACCTGCCGCTGGCGGCGCGTTACCAGTTGGCACACAAGCTGCGCAGCGAAAGCCGCACGCAAGTACGGATGAAGGCTACCGAAATCGTCGATGTGACGCCGGAAGAAGTGCCCAAGGTGATGGCGGTGCATGGCGTACGCACGTTGGTGCATGGCCATACTCACCGGCCCGCGATCCACAAGCTGGTGGTCGATGGGCAACCGGCACGACGCATCGTGCTGGGTGACTGGGACCGCCGGGGTTGGGTCTTGCAGGTTGATGAACAAGGCTTTCAGCTGGCACCGTTCGAGTTTTCCTGA